A window of Agrobacterium vitis genomic DNA:
GGATATCGATGGGGCAGATCGCGAGGTCGATCTGGTCAGCCTTCAGCGCAGCCCGCAGGTCGGGAAAATATCCATAGCTCTGCTCGATGCGCACGTCCGGGCGGCTCGCCTGAAATTCCGCGCAAAGGCCGGCGATGAGCGCATCCATGAAGAAGGGCGTGCCGCCGAGCCGAACGACACCGCTCTTGCCCAAGCGAAAGCTTTCCAGAAGGTCGGAAGCCTTTCGGGAGGCCGCGAGCATGACGAAACCGTGCTCGGCGAGCGCTAAGCCTAAGGAGGTTGGTTGCAGTGGTCTGCGACCCTTGATGAACAACGGCTCGCCGACGCGCTTTTCCAAGCTGGAAAGGGTGCGCGAGACGGCGGGTTGAGCCAGCCCCAGCAGGGCCGCGCCCTCCGTCACGCCGCCCGTCTTGACGACGGCAGCGAGCTGGATCAGGTGGCGTTCATCTATTTTCATAACAATCGGTTATATCTAACCTGAAAAAAATCATCAATCCGTCCGTCCCCAGCTGTTATTATGATTCCACCGGCACAGCGGACTTGGGAGGAGAAGCATGGCGGAGCAGGCCAAGGCGCTCATATTCAGCGAAGCGACATCTTCGGAAGCATTTGCTGAGCGCTTTTCTTCGGGCAAGGATCGGAAATTTGCGGCGCTGATCGTCGCAGCCGTCACCCATGTACATGATCTTATCAAACAACACCGTCCGACCCAGGAGGAGTGGCGCAAGCTGCTCGCCTTTCTGACCGAGGTCGGCCATGCATCCGACGAAAAGCGACAGGAGTGGGTACTGCTGTCCGATCTCATCGGCGCTTCCGCGCTGGTCGAAGAGATCAACTCACGACGGCCCAAAGGGGCAACCCCCAATACCATTCGTGGCCCTTTCTTTCGGGCAGATGCTCCGGAGCGTGTCAATGGCACCTCCATTTCACTGGACGGCATCGGCGAAGCGTTGAGCGTGCGCGGACAGGTGGTCGATCTCGACGGAAAACCCGTCACCGGCGCGGCGGTCTTGACCTGGCAGGCCAATGCGGAAGGTTTCTACGAGAATCAGCAGCCGGACCGGCAACCCGAACATAATCTGCGCGGTCTCTTTCGGACCGACGTTGATGGACGGTTCCACTACCGCTCGGTGATGCCGTCAGGCTATGGCGTGCCGAACGACGGCCCGGTCGGGCGATTGCTTGCCGAGGCCGGCTATCCGTTGCACCGGCCGGCGCATCTCCATTTTGTTGTTCGGGCACCGGGCTTTGAAACCATCACCACGCATATCTATGACGCCGGCGATCCGCTTCTCTCGGAAGACGCTCTGTTTGGTGTCCGGCCGGAACTCGTCAAATGTTTCGAGGTCAAGGACAACGAGGGGCGGCGCATGAAAACCGTCGATCTCACGTTCGTCATGGTTCGGGCCAAGCCGGGGAGGGCCGCCAGATGATCCGCAGATTTTCCTATGCCGGCAGTCCGGCGCAGATCGTCTTTGGTGCGGGCAGCAGGAACTCGGTAGCCGAGTGGATCGGCAAGGCCGGATGCAGGCGTGCTCTGGTCCTTTCGACACCGCACCAGCGGGCCGATGCAGAAGCGTTGGCTGTAGAAATCGGTCCGCTCGCCTGCGGCGTCTTTGCCGGGGCCGTCATGCATACGCCGGTCGATGTGACCGAGACCGCGATGAAGGTGGCAGCCGACATGCGTGCGGACTGCGTCGTGTCGCTCGGCGGGGGATCGACGATCGGGCTCGGAAAGGCGATCGCCTATCGCACGGATCTTCCGCAGATCGTCGTGCCCACAACCTATGCCGGATCGGAGGTAACCCCTATTCTCGGTCAGACCGAGGCCGGCCGGAAGACGACGGTGCGCGATGCGAAAATCCTCCCGGAGATCGTGATCTACGATCCGACAATGACCTATGGCCTGCCCGTGTCTCTGAGCGTGACCAGCGGTCTGAATGCCATGGCCCATGCCATCGAGGCGCTTTATGCGCGTGACCGTAACCCGATTTCGTCGCTGATGGCATTGGAAGGTCTTTCAGCCTTCAAGCGAAGCCTGCCGGTCATCGCCGAAAGCCCGGAAGACGCGGATGCACGCGGTGACGCGCTTTATGGCGCTTGGCTCTGCGGTTCGGTGCTCGGTACCGTCGGCATGGCGTTGCACCACAAGATCTGCCACACGCTTGGCGGTTCGTTCGATCTGCCGCATGCCGAAACGCATGCTGTGATGCTGCCGCATACTGCGGCCTTCAATGCTGCCGCTGCAGCACCGGAGCTTGCGGCTGCAGCCGCGATCTTCGGAGGCTCGCTCGGCGGCGGGCTCTGGGATTTCGCCAGGGCGATCGGTGCGCCGTTGTCGCTGAAGCAGTTCGGACTGCGCGAGGAGGACCTGGATCGTGCCGCCGGGATCGCGGTCGAGAACCCATATTGGAATCCGCGTCCCATCGATCGGGATTCGATCAGGCAACTCCTGCAGGACGTATGGCAGGGCCAGCGACCGGCAGGATGACATTTCATCGCGCGCCTTATGGCGCGCTCTTTGGGAGGAGAGACGATGACTGAAGGCATTTTTACAAGACGCAGATTTTTGAAGACGACGGCCGCCGGGGGCGCTGCACTTGCTGCATCCGGCCTGGCTGCACCAGCGATTGCCCAGAAGGCGGCGATCAAGCTCGGTTATGTCAGCCCGCGCACCGGTCCGATGGCGGCATTCGGCGAAGCGGACAAGTTCGTCATCGACGCCTTTCTCGCCACCACCAAGCGGATGGGCCTCAACTACGAGGTCGTGGTGAAAGATAGCCAGTCCAACCCCAACCGCGCCGCCGAAGTTGCCAAGGAGCTGATCGTCGATGACGAGATCAACCTGATGCTCGTATCGTCGACGCCGGAGACGACCAATCCGGTCTCGACAACCTGCGAAGCCGAGGAAATGCCCTGCATTTCCACGGTTGCGCCATGGCAGCCATGGTTCATTGGCCAGCAGGGCAATCCGGGCGATCCGGCATCGTGGAAACCGTTCGATTATGCCTACCACTTCTTCTGGGGACTGGAAGACATCATCGCCGTCTTTACCGGCATGTGGGGCCAGATCGAGACCAACAAGAAGGTCGGTGGCCTGTTCCCGAATGACGGCGACGGCAATGCCTGGGGCGACAAGGTCGTCGGTTTCCCGCCGGTTCTCGAAAAGCTCGGATACGGCCTCACCGATACCGGCCGCTACCAGAACCTGACAGATGATTTCTCTTCGCAGATCAACGCGTTCAAGAAGGCAGGCAGTGAGATCCTGACGGGCGTGATGATCCCACCGGATCTCACCACGTTCTGGAACCAGGCCAAGCAGCAGGGGCTGAAACCGAAGATAGCTTCGATCGGCAAGGCACTCCTCTTCCCGCAGACGGTCGAGGCACTCGGCAATGCCGGACACAATCTCTCGACGGAAGTGTGGTGGACGCCGAGCCACCCGTTCAAGTCCTCGCTGACCGGCGAAACCGCTGCCGCGGTGGCGGATGCGTTCACCAAGACGACCGGCCGTCCCTGGACGCAGCCTATCGGTTTTGCGCACGCCATGTTCGAGATCGCCGTCGATGTCATGAAACGAGCCGGCGATCCCGCCGATGGCGAGGCTGTAGCGAAGGCGATCGGTGCTACCAAGCTCGATACGCTGGTCGGGCCGATCGCCTGGGGCAACGAGAAACTTCCGCCTTTTGCCCGCAAGAATATCGCCAAGACACCTCTGGTCGGCGGCCAATGGCGCCTGAAGTCAGGTGGCGGCTACGACCTTGTGGTTGTCGAAAACGGCCTTGCGCCGAACGTCCCGCTCGGCGGCAAGCTCGAAGCGCTGGCGTG
This region includes:
- a CDS encoding maleylacetate reductase; translated protein: MIRRFSYAGSPAQIVFGAGSRNSVAEWIGKAGCRRALVLSTPHQRADAEALAVEIGPLACGVFAGAVMHTPVDVTETAMKVAADMRADCVVSLGGGSTIGLGKAIAYRTDLPQIVVPTTYAGSEVTPILGQTEAGRKTTVRDAKILPEIVIYDPTMTYGLPVSLSVTSGLNAMAHAIEALYARDRNPISSLMALEGLSAFKRSLPVIAESPEDADARGDALYGAWLCGSVLGTVGMALHHKICHTLGGSFDLPHAETHAVMLPHTAAFNAAAAAPELAAAAAIFGGSLGGGLWDFARAIGAPLSLKQFGLREEDLDRAAGIAVENPYWNPRPIDRDSIRQLLQDVWQGQRPAG
- a CDS encoding dioxygenase, with the translated sequence MAEQAKALIFSEATSSEAFAERFSSGKDRKFAALIVAAVTHVHDLIKQHRPTQEEWRKLLAFLTEVGHASDEKRQEWVLLSDLIGASALVEEINSRRPKGATPNTIRGPFFRADAPERVNGTSISLDGIGEALSVRGQVVDLDGKPVTGAAVLTWQANAEGFYENQQPDRQPEHNLRGLFRTDVDGRFHYRSVMPSGYGVPNDGPVGRLLAEAGYPLHRPAHLHFVVRAPGFETITTHIYDAGDPLLSEDALFGVRPELVKCFEVKDNEGRRMKTVDLTFVMVRAKPGRAAR
- a CDS encoding ABC transporter substrate-binding protein, translated to MFTRRRFLKTTAAGGAALAASGLAAPAIAQKAAIKLGYVSPRTGPMAAFGEADKFVIDAFLATTKRMGLNYEVVVKDSQSNPNRAAEVAKELIVDDEINLMLVSSTPETTNPVSTTCEAEEMPCISTVAPWQPWFIGQQGNPGDPASWKPFDYAYHFFWGLEDIIAVFTGMWGQIETNKKVGGLFPNDGDGNAWGDKVVGFPPVLEKLGYGLTDTGRYQNLTDDFSSQINAFKKAGSEILTGVMIPPDLTTFWNQAKQQGLKPKIASIGKALLFPQTVEALGNAGHNLSTEVWWTPSHPFKSSLTGETAAAVADAFTKTTGRPWTQPIGFAHAMFEIAVDVMKRAGDPADGEAVAKAIGATKLDTLVGPIAWGNEKLPPFARKNIAKTPLVGGQWRLKSGGGYDLVVVENGLAPNVPLGGKLEALA